DNA from Hwangdonia lutea:
TTTTCCGTTAGTTGACAAGAATAATTTTAATGTATCAATAAACTGAATTTGCACAGCATTTAATTGAAAATCATTGATAAAGTCTGCAAAAGCATTATCAACACTTTCAGCTGACAATCCCATAAGGGAGACAATAAATTGCACTAAATTGAAGGTCGTACCCATTTCAGATTCCACAGTTTGTTTTTCTATACCATTTGAGAATAACATCTTTTCTAAAGATTTTAATTCCTTTTTGGAAATGGCTTCTCCTTTACGAATTCTATTAATAGTTAGATTATCTTTATTGGTTCTTATAATTTCTTCTAAGCGGTGGATGTTATTTGTAAAAGGTGATGCATATATTTCAGATTTTTCACTAACATAATCTTTAGTAATTACCATATTTTCATTTAAGTAATCTTGAAAATCGGTTGTGACATATTTTTGGTCTACAGGGTCAATGTATTTTGTTAAATCTCGTATACCTTTTCTAATTTTCTCAAGATGCTTGATACCATCCAATCCCCAAAAGGTTTCATCTAATGGCAATTTAATTAATCCTTCTTTCTCCTTAATTTCAGGGATGGTTGTTTTTTTTAATAGCTTTTTTGAAATTATGGCTACTTTTGTGATTGGTATAGTTAATTTTGAAATAAACTCTGGAGCATCAGGAGTTTCCAGTCTATTTATGATAAGTGCATATAACAGCTTATCATAAAATCTAGCTAAATCGGTATCTCCCTTTTTGGGACGAATTAAGGGTGATAGAACTTCATTGATTATTTTGATGTCTTTTTTGGTAAGATGATTCCATAATTCTCGATTCTCATTGCCATAATCTAAAACCGTTTTTATATTTATTTTAACATCAAACCGTTCAGTATTTAAGTCTGCGATTTCACCATGTAATTCGTTTAATAGGCTTAAACGATATTCCTGCAATTCTATATCACTTTGGAATTTACTTTCTTTTAGATATTGAGCTAATTGTAATTTTAGGCTAAAAACTATTTCTGATAAACTTTTTTGAACAGTTGATTCAATGCCTTCTGGGTTTTCTTTAAAAAAATCAAAATTTTCACAAAGGTCAAATATTAAAAAGCGTTCCTTATCCTTTGCAATGCCAAATAAATCAGGTCTCAAACGTGAACCACGACCAATCATTTGCCAAAATTTTGAATATGATTTTACAGGTTTATAAAATACTAAATTAACACAACTAGGAGCATCAATACCTGTATCCATCATATCTACAGAAATAGCTATTTGAGGTAATCGTTCTTTTTCTTCATCACAAAAACGACGAATAAATTCTTCAGCTTTAGGCTCACCATGTGTAATAACTTTTACATAATCATTTCCAAATCTCTCTTTATCCAATTCCATAAAAATATCTTTAAGAAATTGAGCATGCTTTTTGTTTCGTGCAAAAATGATGGTTTTACCCAACTCATCTCCACCGCGCTTTTTGATTCCGTGTTTTAATAAAAAAATGAGTGTTTTTATGGTGGTATCTTTATTGAATAACCATTGATTTAGCTCGCTTGAAGAAATCCATTCGTTACCAGATGCTTGTTCTCCATCTAAAATTTCATCCTCAAACTCCTCTTTTTCTTTTTCTGATAATTCATCATATTTAATGCCTTGTCTTAAAAACTTAGTAGGCACTTCAATAGAGCGGTAGGGTACTAAATGCCTGTTTTCAACAGCTTCATCAAAGGTGTAAGCATCGGTTGGTGATTTATCTGCTAATCCAAAAACACTATAGGTATTTTTATCAATTTCCTTCTTTGGAGTTGCGGTTAAACCTAAAAATAGGGCGTCAAAATATTCAAATATTGCTTGGTATTTTTTATAAATAGAACGATGAGCTTCATCTATAATAATTAAATCAAAATGACCAACTCCATAAAAACGATGGTCGCCATCTTTTGAGCCATCAATTAAACCCATCATTGTTTGATAAGTGGAAAAAGCAAAACGAGCGTCGGGATTATCCTTTTCGATGATTAAATTGACACTAGAATGCTCTGGTAAAAATTTTACAAAATTACTTTTTGCCTGACTTACCAAACTTTTTCTATCGGCTAAAAACAGAACACGTTTTATCCAATTCGCCTCAAGTAGCATTTTACATAATGCAATAGCAGTTCTCGTTTTCCCCGTACCTGTTGCCAATACCAACAAAGCTCCCCTATTAGTGCCAATTAACTTGCCTGTTTGCTTATCGGTACCAGCAAAATGTTCAGCAATACTTTTTATTGAGCGAATTTGATAAATACGACCTGAAATAGTAGCATCAATTGCAGCAGTTCTTATATCTGCCCTATGGGTGCGGCGATACATAAGTGTTTGTAGTTCGGCTTTGGTATAAAACCCATGTACTGGTCTTGACATTTTATAAAACTGATCATCCCATAAAAAGGTTTCAAAACCGTTGGTATAATAAATAACTGGTCGACGACCGTACATTTTATCTAAAGAATCGGCATATAATTGCGCTTGATTTTCTCCCCTACTTGCACTCTCCAAGGTTTTTTTAGCTTCAACCAATGCTAAAGGCAACCCATCATCATCCCATAGCACATAGTCTACATAACCCGTTTCTGAGGTGTTGGTAGATTTTGGCATATATTGTACTTTAAATTCTTTGTCTTTTGCACCTGCTAAATCCCAACCAGCTTCTCGTAATGCCACATCTATAAAATACTTACGTGTTTCATATTCGTTACGGGGGTGTTTTACTTCATCTTGAGTGTTAGCTTCTTCTTTATTAGCATCTATTTGAGCCTGTAAAACTTTTATTTGCTTTCTGTAAAGCTCATTTTCTTTAGCTAAGTTTTCCTTTTCTTCATTAGCTATGGCTAATTGATGTTGAAAACCATCTAACTCTTTATTTAATAGCTCTTTTAAATCGCCAAATTCTTTTTTAGAAAGCGCATCCTGACCTTTTTTAGGTATCGCATCCCAATTGAAAACACCTAATTCTTGACCTTGGCTTTCGCCATAAGACTTGGCAAACCATTTGGCAAAATAAAAAAGGTATTCTATAATGGTATGTGAATCTACCTCATTTACTGGTTTATTGTGAATGGCAAGATTACCCGCCTTTTTTATTAGATGTAGTTCATTGTATAGTTTGTGATTAAATTGTTCTTTAAACTGTCGCTCGGTAAGCAAACTGTTTAAAGACGTATCATAAGGAAATACCAACTCATCATCCTGCGTATACATCCAGTTTACAGAAACTTCTAAAGCCATACGTGCGTATGCTAACGATGTTCTAGGGTCTGTTATAACAAGTTGTTCTGCTTTTAACGATCGCTCGTAAAAAACAGACCATTCTTGCTGTAAAAACTGAAAGTTTGTAACCATGTCTCTAAAATACTACTTTATCCTTTAGTTAGCATTTTTAAATAATTATT
Protein-coding regions in this window:
- a CDS encoding DEAD/DEAH box helicase family protein — encoded protein: MVTNFQFLQQEWSVFYERSLKAEQLVITDPRTSLAYARMALEVSVNWMYTQDDELVFPYDTSLNSLLTERQFKEQFNHKLYNELHLIKKAGNLAIHNKPVNEVDSHTIIEYLFYFAKWFAKSYGESQGQELGVFNWDAIPKKGQDALSKKEFGDLKELLNKELDGFQHQLAIANEEKENLAKENELYRKQIKVLQAQIDANKEEANTQDEVKHPRNEYETRKYFIDVALREAGWDLAGAKDKEFKVQYMPKSTNTSETGYVDYVLWDDDGLPLALVEAKKTLESASRGENQAQLYADSLDKMYGRRPVIYYTNGFETFLWDDQFYKMSRPVHGFYTKAELQTLMYRRTHRADIRTAAIDATISGRIYQIRSIKSIAEHFAGTDKQTGKLIGTNRGALLVLATGTGKTRTAIALCKMLLEANWIKRVLFLADRKSLVSQAKSNFVKFLPEHSSVNLIIEKDNPDARFAFSTYQTMMGLIDGSKDGDHRFYGVGHFDLIIIDEAHRSIYKKYQAIFEYFDALFLGLTATPKKEIDKNTYSVFGLADKSPTDAYTFDEAVENRHLVPYRSIEVPTKFLRQGIKYDELSEKEKEEFEDEILDGEQASGNEWISSSELNQWLFNKDTTIKTLIFLLKHGIKKRGGDELGKTIIFARNKKHAQFLKDIFMELDKERFGNDYVKVITHGEPKAEEFIRRFCDEEKERLPQIAISVDMMDTGIDAPSCVNLVFYKPVKSYSKFWQMIGRGSRLRPDLFGIAKDKERFLIFDLCENFDFFKENPEGIESTVQKSLSEIVFSLKLQLAQYLKESKFQSDIELQEYRLSLLNELHGEIADLNTERFDVKINIKTVLDYGNENRELWNHLTKKDIKIINEVLSPLIRPKKGDTDLARFYDKLLYALIINRLETPDAPEFISKLTIPITKVAIISKKLLKKTTIPEIKEKEGLIKLPLDETFWGLDGIKHLEKIRKGIRDLTKYIDPVDQKYVTTDFQDYLNENMVITKDYVSEKSEIYASPFTNNIHRLEEIIRTNKDNLTINRIRKGEAISKKELKSLEKMLFSNGIEKQTVESEMGTTFNLVQFIVSLMGLSAESVDNAFADFINDFQLNAVQIQFIDTLKLFLSTNGKIDPSKLYDSPFKNYHTLGIDGVFNEQQADVIFNILENFNNRQNA